The proteins below are encoded in one region of Colias croceus chromosome 17, ilColCroc2.1:
- the LOC123699172 gene encoding dnaJ homolog subfamily C member 2 has translation MTEGEASNSGRVVAIPWPFLKRKVECAGAAFLRYYSIKCHGEDTSLETSASNDKAEEVVFEDDVEYLRSLDPKEWKKQDHYAVLGMKDLRFQATDDDIKRAYRQKVLKHHPDKRKAQGEEIRSDDDYFTCITKAYEILGTPKNRRSFDSVDPTFDDSVPTTTDIKKDGFFKTFGKYFKTNARWSEKRNVPLLGDENSSREFVEKFYAFWYEFDSWREFSYMDEEEKEKGSDREERRWIEKQNKAARAKLKKEEMARIRSLVDLAYANDPRIQKFKQEDKDKKLAAKRARQDAVQAKKAEEERLLKEAQLAKQKAEEAERAKIEAARAEREQQKKNLRKERKSLRDLCKANNYYAQNEEETVSHMAAVEKICELMKLNELQDFIKELEANGSKAFIKTMKETEEKLEAERVALFENKKVEEQKAKKSAALKAPIDWSVEMTQLLIKAVNLFPAGTNQRWDVVANFLNQHGTFTDERRFNAKEVLNKAKDLQSSDFSKSSLKKAANEEAFDQFEKDKKKPTNVIDDNSISKNEAPKLVNGVAPKVNGDVKVPKEEKAWTKTEQELLEQAIKTFPVSTPDRWDKIADCIPNRSKKDCMKRYKELVELVKAKKQAANLAK, from the exons atgacGGAGGGAGAAGCTTCAAATAGCGGCCGAGTGGTCGCAATACCTTGGCCTTTCTTGAAAAGGAAAGTTGAATGTGCTGGTGCCGCTTTTTTACGTTATTATAGCATTAAATGCCACGGTGAGGACACTTCGTTGGAAACATCTGCTTCCAATGATAAGGCTGAAGAAGTCGTGTTCGAGGACGACGTCGAATACTTACGTAGCTTAGACCCTAAGGAATGGAAGAAACAAGATCACTATGCTGTACTCGGTATGAAAGATTTACGATTCCAAGCCACCGACGATGATATAAAACGTGCCTATCGTCAAAAAGTACTAAAGCACCACCCGGATAAGCGTAAGGCTCAAGGTGAGGAGATTCGTAGCGACGACGACTACTTTACGTGCATAACAAAAGCTTACGAGATCCTTGGTACACCTAAAAATCGACGATCATTTGACTCTGTTGACCCTACATTCGATGACTCCGTGCCGACCACTACTGATATAAAGAAGGATGGTTTTTTCAAAACtttcggaaaatattttaaaactaatgcGAGGTGGTCAGAAAAAAGGAATGTTCCTCTATTGGGAGATGAGAATAGTTCAAGGGAGTTTGTTGAAAAGTTCTACGCCTTTTGGTATGAGTTTGATTCGTGGCGCGAGTTCTCCTACATGGATGAGGAAGAAAAGGAGAAGGGAAGTGACCGGGAGGAAAGGAGGTGGATAGAAAAGCAAAACAAAGCTGCTCGAGCCAAGctaaaaaaagaagaaatggCGAGAATCAGGAGTCTTGTGGATTTAGCGTATGCCAACGACCCTAGGATACAGAAGTTCAAGCAAGAAGACAAGGATAAGAAGTTAGCTGCTAAACGCGCTAGACAG gATGCTGTACAAGCAAAGAAGGCAGAAGAAGAAAGATTGTTGAAAGAAGCCCAGCTGGCCAAGCAGAAAGCTGAAGAAGCCGAAAGGGCCAAAATAGAAGCCGCCAGAGCTGAGAGGgaacaacaaaagaaaaatcttcGTAAGGAAAGAAAATCTTTACGAGATTTGTGTAAAGCAAACAACTACTACGCTCAAAATGAAGAGGAAACTGTTAGTCATATGGCAGCCGTTGAAAAAATCTGTGAACTAATGAAATTGAATGAACTTCAAGACTTCATAAAGGAATTAGAAGCAAATGGCAGTAAGGCGTTCATTAAAACAATGAAGGAAACAGAGGAGAAGTTAGAAGCCGAGAGAGTAGCGCTTTTCGAGAACAAGAAAGTGGAAGAACAGAAAGCAAAGAAGAGTGCTGCGTTAAAAGCGCCTATCGATTGGTCAGTGGAGATGACACAATTATTGATTAAAGCCGTCAATTTATTCCCCGCTGGTACTAATCAAAGGTGGGATGTGGTTGCCAATTTTCTCAATCAGCATGGAACGTTTACGGACGAAAGACGATTCAACGCTAAGGAAGTTCTAAATAAAGCAAAAGACCTGCAGAGTTCTGATTTCTCAAAGAGCAGCCTCAAAAAAGCAGCAAATGAAGAAGCGTTCGACCAATTCGAAAAGGATAAGAAGAAGCCAACAAACGTCATAGATGACAACAGTATATCGAAGAATGAAGCACCGAAACTCGTGAACGGAGTCGCTCCGAAAGTTAACGGAGATGTCAAAGTACCTAAAGAAGAGAAGGCATGGACTAAAACTGAGCAGGAATTATTAGAGCAGGCCATCAAGACATTCCCAGTCAGTACTCCAGACCGATGGGATAAAATTGCCGACTGCATCCCAAACAGAAGTAAAAAAGATTGCATGAAACGATACAAGGAATTAGTCGAACTAGTTAAAGCTAAAAAACAAGCTGCCAATTTGGCGAAATAg